Within the Flavobacteriales bacterium genome, the region GCAGAGTCCGCCGTTGGTGGTGATCAGAGGTGCATAGTTGGTACCGGTGGTTACCTCATGCAAGCTGAGTGCTTTCGGGGAATCCGACCCGAGCTGGTCCAACGGGAGGAACTCGTAGTAGATACCATAGTCGAGCATCAGCAACAACTCATCACTGTTGGCCTGGTCCTGGATGCCGAAGAAACCTTCCGATGCGTTGTAGGTTTCCATGTACTGCATGGGGCCGCTGATCAGCGTTTCGAATTGTTTCCGGTAGGGACCGAAGTTAACGCCGCCGTGGAAGAACACCTCCAGGTTGGGCCACACGTCTTTCAAATCGTTTTTCCCTGAAATCTCAAGGATGCGCCGGATCAAAACCAGTGTCCATGAAGGAACACCCGAAATGCTGGTTACATTTTCAGGCAACACGGCCCGGGCCATCTTCTCGATCTTGGTTTCCCATTTGTCCATCAGGGCGATGTCTTTGCCGGGGATCCGCGAGAACTCGGCCCAGAAAGGCAGGTTTTGGATGATGATGGCTGACAGGTCGCCGTAAAACGATTCGTTGCTGAACTGGTTGATGGTATGGCTGCCGCCCAGCGCAAGGGATTTGCCGGTGAACAACCTTGGGTCGGGGTTTTGGTGGAAGTAGAGTGACAGCATGTCTTTGCCTCCTTTGAAGTGACATTCTTCCAGAGACTCGGTGCTGACGGGGATGAACTTACTTTTGTCCTGTGTGGTTCCCGAAGACTTGGCGAACCATTTGATCTCCGATGGCCACAGCACCTGTTGCTGTCCGCGCATGATCCGCTGGATATAAGGCTTCAGGCTCTCATAGTCCTGCACCGGTACGTTGGCCCGGAAATCCTCCACCGATTTGATTGAATCGTAGCCATGAGCCTTTCCCCATTCGGTTGGTGCCACGGCGCTGATCAGTTTGCGGAACCATTCGGCCTGCACCTCGTGCGGGTATTTCATGAACAGCTCGATCTGGTGGATCCGCTTTTTCATGAGCCAGGAGATGAAGGAATTGATCAGCGCCATTGGGTGTTCGCGTTGGGTGTTTGTAAATATAGCGAACTTGGTGTATACCGGATGTCAGGCTTTGCCGGCCGTTTGATTTTTTCCCGCAAAATGTCGTGCCACCGTTTCCGCATCCAGGGTGTTGAAGGTAGCGGCCCTGAGCAAACCTCCCTTGCGGGCGGCCAGGCTGCCGAAGTGTACGTCCTTCAATCCGTCCATGGCATGGGCATCCGGGTTAACAGAGATCATCACGCCTGCTTCCATGCACGCGGGGATCCATCGCCAGTCGATGTCGAGGCGGTACGGATGGGCGTTCAGTTCGATCACCACATTGTGTTCTGCGCAGGCACGGATGATGGTCTCATGATCCACAGGATATCCTGCCCTGGAAAGCAGCAGGCGTCCGGTCATGTGTCCGAGAATGGTGGTATGCGGGTTACAAATGGCGGTGAGCAGGCGCCGGGTGGCCTTCTCCTTATCCATCTGTAATTGCGAATGCACAGAAGCTACGATGAAGTCGAAAGACGACAACACATGATCATCATAATCCAGGCTGCCGTCGTTGAGAATGTCGGATTCGATTCCCTTGAATATTTTGAATGGCGCGAGTTGTTCGTTCAGCCGGTCGATCTCCTCATGTTGTTGCCGGATGCGATCCGGTTTGAGTCCGTTCGCATAAAAAGCCGATTGCGAGTGGTCGCTGATTCCGATGTATTCATACCCCATGTCCCTACACCGCGTGGCCATTTCGGTAAGTGTATGCAAACCGTCGCTGTAGGTGGTGTGTACGTGGAGAATACCTTTGAGGTCTTTTTCGGAAAGGACATCGGTTTCTGCAGGTGGAACTTCCGGGTTGAGGTCGCGGATCTCCGGGATGAAATAGGGGGCCCCGGCGGCTTCATAAACAACCCTTTCCGATTCAAGGGTTTCCGCAGGTTGAAACCGATCGGCGTGTGCGGCAGGGCCTGTGGTCAGGAACAGGTCGCGGTACCAGTGCGCTTCTGACGCAACATAGATGTGAATGGGTACGCCGTTCTTTTCTGCGAGGATGGGGTTTTCTGTGGCGTTCACCATCATCAGGGATCCCAGTTCCACAATCAGCTGATGCGGATCCGGGGCAATCACCAGCAGGCTGATTTCTTCCAGTATCTCACAACAGCGTCGTATGGCACCGGTGAGGGATGCGCGTTTGACGGAAGACAAAGCGCTCATCTGTTCTACCAATTGTGTGGCCATGCTTTCCAGCGATGCATAGTGAAATTTGCCCTGACTGGCCTGCATGAACTCAATGCTGTTCAGAACGGCCGATTGCGTTTTTTCACCAAATCCTTTTGCATGTGCCAGCCGGTTTTCATGACAGGCATAGTAGAGTTCGCCCACCGACTCGATGCCCATGTCTTTCCATATCGTGCGTACTTTCTTGGGCCCGAGCCCTTTGATTTCCATGATGTCCAGTACGCCTGCAGGGGTGGCTTCCAAAAGTTTCATCAGGGCCGGAATCGGTTTCCCGTCCAGCAGCAGGCTGATCTTTTCCTGGATGGCGGGACCGATGCCATCCAGCTTTGCGATATCGTCGGGTAGGAGGGATGCCAGTGGCCTTTCCAGTCGTTCGATGCGGAAGGCGGCATTTGCATAGGATTTGCCCTTGAACGGGTTTTCTCCGTGCAGGTCCGACAACTTTCCCAGGAGATGGAAGTGTCGGGCGATTTCTTTATTTGAAATAGTCAAAAGTTTGTCGTTTCTGGTTTCTGGTTTGTAGTTGGTTCATCGTTCGGCTCGGCGGGATCAACCACAAACTACAAACCACAAACTCATTGAACTCTTAAGGTGTATGGCATCATCGCTTGCGGTCCCCGGGCTTGCTGCAGCCATTTCAGGGTGTGCATATAAGGTGCAACCGGTCCCAGTTCTTCCTGTACTTTTTCGGCAACCATATCATCCGGAAGGTCACCCAGTATGGTTTCCAACAGGTTTTTCTGACGGGGCAGATCCAGCAAACGGTAGTTCTCCACCTTGGCCATGCCGGCTGCGATCTCAATGGCTGTTTCCAATCCGCCCGTAACATCCACCAATCCGATTTTCCTTGCATCCGTTCCGCTCCATACACGTCCCTGGCCGATGGAATCCACCAGCGATTTCGGAATGCCACGTCCGTCGGATACCTTGGTGATGAAGTCGTCATAAATGGATTCGATCATGTCCATGATGGCTTTTTCCTCCTGTGCATACAGTGGGCGTGCCAGGTTTCCAAAATCGGAGTAGCGGTTGGTTTTAACCGTATCGAAATTGATTCCGAGTTTTTCTTCCAGCAGTGTCTCAAAGTTGGGCAGGATGCCGAACACACCGATGGAACCGGTAATGGTGCTGGGGCCGGCCACAATGGTATCGGCGGCACATGAAATGTAGTATCCGCCGGAAGCGGCCACATCGCCCATGGATATCACCACGGGTTTCTGCATCCGGGCGAGGGTCATTTCACGCCAGATCACATCTGAGGCCATGGCGCTTCCGCCGGGTGAGTTTACACGCACCACAATGGCTTTGATCAGTTTGTTGTTGCGTGCGTCACGAATGGTCTTTGCGATCTTGTCGGAACCCATGGTTTCTTCGTCGGCATCGTTGCCGCTCTCAATGGTTCCGGTAGCATAGATCACGGCAATGGCATCTTTGGAATAACTTTTCTCCGGCCGTTTGGAATGGGCATATTTTTTCAGGGATAACAGGGGCAGTTTCGCTTCAGCTTCCAGTCCGCATTTTTCCCGCAGGATGTCAAGAACTTCATCTTCATAAAGCACATCATCTACCAGTTCCAGTCTCATGGCGTCATCCGGTGTTCGGATCAGGAGTGAATCCGCGATGTCGTTCAGCTTTGCAGTGGGTACGTCGCGACTGAGTGAAATGTCATTCACAATATGGTCCCAGATGGTGTGGATGAGGGTGTAGCTCTGCTCACGGCTGGCCGGACTCATGCTATCCAGTTCAAAGGGTTCCACTGCGCTCTTGAATTTTCCATGTCGCATCACCTGCATTTTTACGCCCAGTTTTTCCAATGCATGCTGATAAAACGTGACCTGTGCGCTGAGGCCTTTGAATTCCATGATGCCTGCCGGGTTCAGGTAGATCTCGTTCGAAACCGAGGCGAGGTAGTAGGATAGCTGTGTATATACCTCGGCATAGCTGATGATGAACTTGCCGGTGGACTTGAAGTTGATGAGCGCATCCCGGAGCTCTTCCACGGTGGCGAGGCCTGCCTGCAGCATGGAGAGATCCAGGTAGATCCCTTTGATGTGTTCATCCTGGGCCGCATCATTGATCAGCCTCAGGGATTCGGCCATGCCGGGTGATTCCCATTGGTCCACATCCTTCCAGTTCAGGTTGGGGAAGGGGTCGTATGTGGTGCGGTCGTAAATGGGTTGACTGAAGGTCAGGTGCAGGATGCTGCCATCCTCAACAGCCGAAGCTTCCTGTTTTCCGCTGAGTAGTTTGGTGACACCGGCAAAAAAGCCGATGGTGATGAAGAACATGACAATGCCGGCAATGATAAACCCGA harbors:
- a CDS encoding GH3 auxin-responsive promoter family protein, whose protein sequence is MALINSFISWLMKKRIHQIELFMKYPHEVQAEWFRKLISAVAPTEWGKAHGYDSIKSVEDFRANVPVQDYESLKPYIQRIMRGQQQVLWPSEIKWFAKSSGTTQDKSKFIPVSTESLEECHFKGGKDMLSLYFHQNPDPRLFTGKSLALGGSHTINQFSNESFYGDLSAIIIQNLPFWAEFSRIPGKDIALMDKWETKIEKMARAVLPENVTSISGVPSWTLVLIRRILEISGKNDLKDVWPNLEVFFHGGVNFGPYRKQFETLISGPMQYMETYNASEGFFGIQDQANSDELLLMLDYGIYYEFLPLDQLGSDSPKALSLHEVTTGTNYAPLITTNGGLCRYLVGDTIAFTSLSPYRIRITGRTKNFINAFGEELIIDNAEKALAIATEKTKCEISEYTAGPVYMLDGSKGRHEWLIEFVTVPESLDYFMEVFDNALKTLNSDYEAKRYADMALGRPIIRSLPQGTFYEWLKMKGKLGGQHKVPRLSNDRKIIDEITSMPGYKELRNTA
- the sppA gene encoding signal peptide peptidase SppA; protein product: MKQFLKFTLASALGFIIAGIVMFFITIGFFAGVTKLLSGKQEASAVEDGSILHLTFSQPIYDRTTYDPFPNLNWKDVDQWESPGMAESLRLINDAAQDEHIKGIYLDLSMLQAGLATVEELRDALINFKSTGKFIISYAEVYTQLSYYLASVSNEIYLNPAGIMEFKGLSAQVTFYQHALEKLGVKMQVMRHGKFKSAVEPFELDSMSPASREQSYTLIHTIWDHIVNDISLSRDVPTAKLNDIADSLLIRTPDDAMRLELVDDVLYEDEVLDILREKCGLEAEAKLPLLSLKKYAHSKRPEKSYSKDAIAVIYATGTIESGNDADEETMGSDKIAKTIRDARNNKLIKAIVVRVNSPGGSAMASDVIWREMTLARMQKPVVISMGDVAASGGYYISCAADTIVAGPSTITGSIGVFGILPNFETLLEEKLGINFDTVKTNRYSDFGNLARPLYAQEEKAIMDMIESIYDDFITKVSDGRGIPKSLVDSIGQGRVWSGTDARKIGLVDVTGGLETAIEIAAGMAKVENYRLLDLPRQKNLLETILGDLPDDMVAEKVQEELGPVAPYMHTLKWLQQARGPQAMMPYTLRVQ
- a CDS encoding PHP domain-containing protein, which produces MTISNKEIARHFHLLGKLSDLHGENPFKGKSYANAAFRIERLERPLASLLPDDIAKLDGIGPAIQEKISLLLDGKPIPALMKLLEATPAGVLDIMEIKGLGPKKVRTIWKDMGIESVGELYYACHENRLAHAKGFGEKTQSAVLNSIEFMQASQGKFHYASLESMATQLVEQMSALSSVKRASLTGAIRRCCEILEEISLLVIAPDPHQLIVELGSLMMVNATENPILAEKNGVPIHIYVASEAHWYRDLFLTTGPAAHADRFQPAETLESERVVYEAAGAPYFIPEIRDLNPEVPPAETDVLSEKDLKGILHVHTTYSDGLHTLTEMATRCRDMGYEYIGISDHSQSAFYANGLKPDRIRQQHEEIDRLNEQLAPFKIFKGIESDILNDGSLDYDDHVLSSFDFIVASVHSQLQMDKEKATRRLLTAICNPHTTILGHMTGRLLLSRAGYPVDHETIIRACAEHNVVIELNAHPYRLDIDWRWIPACMEAGVMISVNPDAHAMDGLKDVHFGSLAARKGGLLRAATFNTLDAETVARHFAGKNQTAGKA